DNA from Clarias gariepinus isolate MV-2021 ecotype Netherlands chromosome 11, CGAR_prim_01v2, whole genome shotgun sequence:
AAATTCACAAGTAATTTTCACAAATGTCTGTTGATTATTACCATAACATTTTTAAGCCATTGTTTCAGTTGCAGATAAGTCTTAAAGATTTACCTTGATATTAGCTTGTACTGCTTTTCACCAGACTTACCGGTGAGATGTTCGGTGAGATTTTCGgtattaactaaaaaaataactCATCTTTTTTCAGGAAACACACCCTTGATCAGTAAAGGACAAGCCGCGTACATTTAGACCACCAAAGCAAAGTGGCTTTTTTGGAATGTTGCTATACTTTGAGAACATCTGGTTCTCAAAAAGaggactttttctttttctttttttgcaatagacaataaatacaaaataaagacaGCAGGACATGTATAAAAATCTGTTATCAAATGACTACCAATTAGTAGGCAATAGTAGGAACAGTGTGCTTTACCTTTAACAATAGTTACATTGTGAACATATTGGCAGTGGTTGgaagacacaaaacaaaacaacaatattttaaaagtgatGTGGTTCCTACAAATACTATGTGGATTAAGATTTTTAGCAATCTTAAATTGAAGAGTGAAGTATAGAAACCTGATCGGAGGCGTTACACTGGCTCACTTGGAATGTACGGCAGGTATAGTGTTGAGTTTGTCAAAAGTCCAATTGTTTATTTCTATTGGGTGGGCAAATGAGGAAAGATCCATACCAAGGAAAGCATTGCAGCCACAGCATGATGGCTCAAACAAACATCATTTCtgggggaaaaagaaagaaagaaaaaaatataagtatacattttttgttcagTTGTTAATAAAATTTCCATATTTTAACCTAGGAAGGCTGAGGACCATGAAAATGCACTAGCTACTGTACTAGTCAGTTATGTGTAATCTTTAGATATGTTCcactatttaaacattttttttatagcttgGCTTGAATGTTAAAGGCATTGTAAAGTTACAAGATAACAGGAAATGCAAAAAGGTGAGAGGTATGATGTGTATAGTTATGTCTATGCAGTTATAAGTTATTTGTTTACCTGCATGTGAAGTCTGGAACTTGTTTAGGCCTTTCAGGTCACAGCCATGTTAAATTTGTCTGTTTcattaaaagcaaaaacaaaacaaaaaagttcatTGTGAATAATGCGTAGTTAAAATAGCTtcctttttagtttgtttaactCTCACAGATTCACATCATCAGTGTGATATTCGTGACCTGAATTTGGTGTGTTGGAtaaaacaaacaagctaaacaaTAGACCTCGACtcagacaaaaaaagaattattgacAGGTATATAGCATTCTCATTCAGGATAATGTTGACAAAAGGTTGGTATTCATGTTGccaatttaatatatattttaatgtgcAGAGGTGTATTCCATTAtagcataaaagtaaaaaaagttctCACTTGGTTCCTTCTTCTATGCCTCCATCTCCATCTGTTTTACCCTCCTCCTCCATTTTCTGTTCATCAGAGATGAGCTCCTGTTTCTTATGTCTGCGTACACACTTGATGATCACCATGGAGAGGATGACCAGAGCCAGCATCCCTCCTATAGATGCTCCGACTGCCACTGCAATGGTCGAGTCTCTAGGAGGGGGCACTGCACACAAGATATTCATTCGTTCATTCAGTCCATCATTATTAAATGGTGGTTTGATGCAATGACCTATGTTTTATACCAGCAATCACTGCTTTTAGACCCCAATCATGTTGCTAActaaaggtacacacacacacacacacacacacacacacacacactcgcatacTCGCATCATTTTGTATGAACAAAGTGGGTTGTGAATCTGGCCTCTTTGGGTGTGGCTCGAGAACATTAGCAGCGGATCTTTAAGTGCTGTagggttgtggggtggggccCATGTAGATCTGACATATTATTCCAtgttggattgagatctggggattTATGGGGGCCAGATACACAACCCCGAAACCTTTTCCAGCTAGGCTCGATATACAGCAGGCTGTGATCCACTGGGtgttctattttattattttcttggattttttcctgattttcttcctaatttagtcttgtccaattcctccccgtcactagggggctcccacaataaggctactactaccactcagtcgggagagcCGAAAACTATTACGTGTTAGTAATGGGAAgttcgaatcattttagtgactcggttctttgaatctcgttcatcaaaataaacgaatctttttttgagtcattttgttcatttcgtttttttgatcagaaataaattaaaatgttgcattttcaataaaaagacccccaatacgttTACATACACAAGTTTTAGCTATAGTTCCAGttgtgaaaatattacaatgcagctaaggacatattataataaacagaatgagcagcttacctcttatatcttccaatcttagtcgttcgttcttttgaatctattgcactgcatagggtctatgggagtcacatgtCATAAGAAAGAACGACTTGGGACTCAAAGACCCACTGGCACAATTGTTtaatactgtttcctgtgtactgcactcaTAGCGTCTatgcgcgcccaatagaaaatAAACGAATCACTTTCCGAGACGACTtgttcatctgagtcatgttaaagattcgttcaaaaagaacgaatcgttcatgaacgacccatcactattacgtgtttcctccgaaccacgtgacgccagccgaccgcatcttttcaaactgctcgctcacgcaccgttgggggtggCGTTACatactcggaggacagcgctatccgctccttccgcttgcgtgagctcacagacgcccctgattggctgtaaagccgtgattaatgtgggagcacgacgtacctctcatccctcccattgcactgggtgttctgacacctttctatcgtATCCATCATTTACTTTCTTTAGCAGTTTGTACAACAGTACAGTGGCTTCTCTGTGGGATTAGACCACACAGGCATAGAGGAGCCTTGGTGCCCATGaacctgtcaccagtttaacTGATAATGTTATTCAATTTACTTGGTGGTGGCGTTAGTGTCATAGCTGATCTGTGTAAATttcagtgatttttatttttattgctacatgaataaattttaatttgtaacaACCACTTGGTTGCATGTTCTTATCCATGTAAAAACTATTTAGCTTTAACTAACGCTGGGAGATTAAATCAAATGCTTTTTTAGTGGTGCAATATAATGCTTACATTCAGTGACTACAAACAGCTGGATTCTACCACGGCCCTCGACACGATCAGGAGGATTGCGTACATAACAGTTATAGATCCCCTCATCTGTCAGCTGCACGTCGGAGATGGTGATGGAAAGGTCATTTTTATCCAGGTTTC
Protein-coding regions in this window:
- the scn2b gene encoding sodium channel subunit beta-2 — translated: MSGLLRVRDTQCASAISATVLLVFAASSVSSMEVLVAHQLNALNGTMIKISCTFTSCYKLDISKFAMNWTYQETKNDTEEMFMTFKNRLTLLRTDRFGERVKFAGNLDKNDLSITISDVQLTDEGIYNCYVRNPPDRVEGRGRIQLFVVTELPPPRDSTIAVAVGASIGGMLALVILSMVIIKCVRRHKKQELISDEQKMEEEGKTDGDGGIEEGTKQI